A segment of the Streptomyces sp. ITFR-21 genome:
CCGCTGGTACGCCCGCCTGCAGACCGGCCCCGGCTACGAGGTATGGCTGCTGAGCTGGCTGCCCGGCCAGGGCAGCGGCCGGCACGACCACGGCGCCTCCTCGGGCGTTCTCGGCGTCCTGCGGGGCACATTGCGGGAGCACGCCCTGGGCGCGGGCGGGGAGTCGACCCGGGTGCTGACGGCCGGACTCCAGCGGGCGTTCGCCCCGGGCTACGTCCACGAAGTGGTCAACGACTCACTGGAGCCGGCGGTGAGCGTGCACGTCTACTTCCCCGGGCTGACCGAGATGACGCCCCACGGCTGCACCGCCGGCGGCCGTACGGAGCATCAGGCCGCGGCGTCCGTGCCCGCGGCCCCGGCAGGA
Coding sequences within it:
- a CDS encoding cysteine dioxygenase; translation: MYSDVSIAGDPLALPHLLPPVPQHPSTVAEFAGLARAVAADRALWVPMVRYDATTRWYARLQTGPGYEVWLLSWLPGQGSGRHDHGASSGVLGVLRGTLREHALGAGGESTRVLTAGLQRAFAPGYVHEVVNDSLEPAVSVHVYFPGLTEMTPHGCTAGGRTEHQAAASVPAAPAGT